CCGGTGCCCTGCGGGATGTGCTGGTCGATGGTCTTCTGCAGGTCCGCGGGCGGCTCGACGTTCGCGCCCGGCGCCACGAATGTGTGCGCGCGGGCTGCGCTGCGCTCGGAATAGTACGCATGCTCGAAGCCCAGAATCGCCCGGATCCCACTGCTCGTATCACCAGGACCGTTGCCGAAGGTGACCTTGCCCTCGGTGCGGGTGGGGCAGTCCATCGCCACGGCACTGCTGGTGTCCGAAGCAGCCGGGCCGTCATCACTGCCGCTGGACACCACGATGGTCACGGTCAGCGCGACCAGCGCCACCACTGCCGCGAGGGTCCCCAGCACGACCCAGCGCCGCGAGGAACCGCGCCGCGCGGGCGCGGGCGTCTCGGGAATGCGCAGCGCAAGCCGCATGGCGATCGGGTCCTCGGCCCAGGACAGGCCGGATTCGGAGGGCGGCGGAGGCTTCGGAACGCCACCTTCCTGCGTCGGCCGGTTCCACCAGGAGTCCTTTTCGCCGTCCGTGGACGTCGGGCCCGCGGCCTCCCCGGCAGGCGGCCCGGGTTGGGCAGGCGCGGGCGGTGCGGACGGCCGTTCTGCGTATACCGTCGAGTCCGGCGCGCGAAACTGCGCGGGCGGTACCGGAGGCGTCTCCGGCTCGCCCGCCGGGCGCCAAGTGAGTTCGGAGTGGTCGCTCGACTGCTGCGGCACCTGCCAGCCCGGGCCCACGTCCGGGCCCATCGGCGGACCGAATTCCGTGACAGGCGGCCCGAATTCGGAAATCGGCGGACCGAACTCCCCCACTGGCGGACCGAACGCCGAACCGGACTGATCGGATTCGTTCTCCCTCGCAGAACCCTCGGAAGTCACACCCAATCCTTTCCCAGGACACACAAGTGGGGCGGCCGCGAACGACCGCCCCACCCGTCGAACAGCACGTGTCAGTACTGGAGTGAACCACCCCACTGGGTGGTGACACCACCCACGTCGACGGTCTGCGGAGCGAAATCGCCCGGCTGAAGCGGAAGCTTAACCTGTGCGGCGGCCTCCAGGGCGGCCGCGCCGCCCGGCTGCTCGCGGATCCAGTCCTCGACCGCGGCCTTGGCCTGGTTCAGCTGGGTGGTGTCGAACACGGCGGTGGTGTTGTTCGAGGCCAAGCCCTCGCCGCCGGTGTAGGTGGTCAGCTTGACGGTGTTCTTGTCGACGAACTCCACCGAGACGCCCGCTTCACCCGCGCCGGTCGGCGTGCGGTAGCCGATGGTGCCGACGTAACCGGCCTCGTTGCTGAAGTGGTGGGTGTTGGCCACGTGGCCCGGCAGGATGGTGCCGCCGTCGATGTTCGCGCCGATCTCCGCGTGCGGGCCGGTCATCTCGACGACGGGCGCGGCCGGGGCCGCCTCCATGCGCGGCGCTTGCCAGCGCGGCTGCGCTTGCGGCTGCACCAGCGTGGAGCTCTCCGGCTGGCGGGCCTGGGCGTTGTCGTTCTCCGTGCCCAGCTGCGGAGTGGTCTGCTGGCCGGGCTGCGGCGCGGCCTGCTGACCCGGCTGCGGCGCGGCCTGGTCCGGCACGACCGCGGGCTGCGGGTCGCTCGGCTTCTGCTGGCCGGGAACCGGCAGCGGCGCGACGCGCGGCGGGGTCACGCCCGGCTGGGTCGGCTTCGCCAGCTTCGGATCCTTCTGGTCCGGCGCGGCGTGGTCCGACTCGGGGGTGGTGACGCCGGGCTGGCTCGGTGTGGGCTTGCTCTCCGGCTTCTGCGGATCCTGCTTGGACTCCGGCTTGTTCGGCTCCGGTTGCGTGGTCTCCGGGGTGCTCGGCGACTCGTTCACGCCCGGCTGCGCCGGAGCAGGCGTCGGCGGAGTGGTCGGATCGTTGGGAGCCGCCCCCGCCGGCGCAGCGAAGAGAGTGGCCACTGCAGCCGCTGTGGCCAGAGGCAACGAGGTGCTCGCCATCGCTCGCTGCGCCCGACTCGGCTTACGATGTTTCACTTTTCGCAATTCCCTTCCCGGGTGCGACCGGAACGGCCGCATGCAGTTGTCCCTGGGTGAGACGCCTGATCGTCGAACGACCCAAGCCGTTCGTTCGTGCCGATTTGGAAAGGACCCATCCCCCCACACCGAACTCCGCGACCGTCCTTCGATCGCATCTCTGCCGAGAGTGAACCACATGTGCGCACGATGGGCAACGCGGTGAATAGCCAAGGGTGGCAAGAGCGCCCGCCTCCCCTGCGCGCCCCGTGCTCACCGGGCGTGATGTCCTGAATCGGACACGGCACGGCAGACGCCGAACCGAGGTCAGTCCAAATCGTCGTGCCGCATCAGCAAACGCGCCGCCTCGGTCACCGAACCGGTGAGCGACGGGTACACCGAGAAGGTCTGGGCCAGGTCGTTGACCGTCAGATTGTTCTGCACCGCAAGCGCGATCGGCAGGATCAGCTCCGAGGCGATCGGCGCGACGACGACGCCGCCGATCACCACACCGGTCGCGGGACGGCAGAAGATCTTGACGAAACCGCGTCGCAGCCCGGACATCTTGGCGCGCGGGTTCGTGTTCAGCGGCAGCATCACCGTGCGCGCGGGGACCTCGCCGTTGTCGATGGCCGTCTGACTGACGCCGACGGTCGCGATCTCCGGCCGGGTGAACACCGCGGAGGCGACGGTCTTCAGGCGGATCGGGCTGACGCCCTCCCCGAGCGCGTGGTACATGGCGATGCGTCCCTGCATCGCGGCCACCGAGGCCAGCGGCAGCAGCCCGGTGCAGTCCCCCGCGGCGTAGATGCCGGGCACCGACGTGCGCGACACCCGGTCCACCCGGAGGTAACCACCGCGATCGAGTTCGATGCCGACCCGCTCCAGCCCGAGGTTCGCGGTGTTGGGCGTCGAGCCGACCGTCATCAGCGCGTGTGAGCCGGACACGGTACGCCCGTCGGACAGCTTGACCACGATGCCGTCGGCGGTGCGCTCCACGGCGTCGGCGCGCGCGTGCTTGACCAGCTCCACCCCACGTTCGGCGAGCGCGTCCTCCAGCACGAGCGCCGCGTCGGCGTCCTCGCCCGGCAGCACGCGGTCGCGGCTGGAGACCAGCTTCACCCGCACGCCCATCTCGGTGTAGGCCGAGACGAACTCCGCGCCCGTCACACCGGAACCGACGACGACCAGGGTCTCCGGCAGTTCCTCCAAGTCATAGAGCTGACGCCAGTTGAGGATGCGCTCGCCGTCCGGCTCCGCGCCAGGCAGCACGCGCGGGCTCGCGCCGGTGGCGATCAGCACGACCTCGGCCTCGATGGTCTGCTGCGCGCCGTCGGCCAGCTTGGCCAGCACCCGGTGCGCGGCCAGGCCGCTGCCGCGGTCGATCAGCTCGCCGTATCCGGCGAGCACGGTCACCCCGACGGTCTGCAGCTTCGAGCGGATGTCGGAGGACTGTGCCAGCGCCAGCGCCTTGACACGCGCGTTCACCTCCGGCAGCTGCACCTGCGCCTGATTCGGGTCGAGGGTGATCCCCAGATCGCGAGCGCGGCGCAGGTCGGTGCGCACGCCGGTCGAGGCGATGAAGGTCTTCGAGGGGACGCAGTCCCACAGCACGCACGCCCCGCCGATCCCGTCGGAGTCGATCAGCGTCACCGACGCGCCGTGCTGGGCCGCCACCAGGGCCGCCTCATAGCCGGCCGGTCCGCCACCGATGATCGCGATGCGGGTCATTGATACCTCCGCTCGTGCTTCGCGCCGGGATCTCCGGCACGGGTCAACGTTATCCGGCAACCACCTCGCACCATCGACCGCGTTACCGGTGCGCAACGGTTCCCCGCCGCGCGCCGCGCCGCAGGTGTGGCAATCGAACGCGGTTCGCGAAGGTTATTGGCTACCCTTTGCTGGTGCCGATCTATGCCGCCTATGGGTCCAACATGGACTCGACGCAGATGCTCGAGCGCTGTCCGCACTCCCCCATGTCCGGGACGGGCTGGTTGGAGGGCTGGCGGCTCACCTTCGCCGGTGACGATATCGGCTGGGAAGGGCCTCTCGCGACGGTCGTCGAGGATCCCGGTTCCCGGGTGTTCGTCGTGCTCTACGACGTGTCCCCGGAGGACGAGCAGCGGCTGGACCGCTGGGAGGGCTCGGACTTCGGTATCCACAAGAAGATCCGCCTGCGGGTGACCCGCAACGCCGACGGCGGCGACCCCACGCTGGCCTGGCTCTACGTGCTGGACGCCTACGAGGGCGGCCTACCCTCGGCCCGCTACCTCGGCGTGATCGCCGACGCCGCCGAGAAGGCAGGCGCGCCAGAGGATTACGTGCACGCCCTACGCACCCGCAACAGCCGCAACGTCGGCCCGGGCAATTTCGGCTGACCACGCGTCACACCGCGACGCCGGCGGCATGCCGTACCTTCCAGGTCGGCCGAGCCGTCGGCGCACTCCCGGCCTCGTCGAGCGCGAGGCCATCGAGCACCGTTCGCGGCCCGGTTCGCGTCCGAGCGGGCGAAGCGCATGCGCCGCAGAGGCGCGTCTCGCCCACTCGGACGCGAGCCACAAAGGGGCCGCGAACACCCAGCGCCGCAGGCGCTGGAAATCAGACAGAGCCAGGGTCGAGCACGAGATTGCTCAGCACCCGGACGCCGACCGCGAGCGCCCGCTCATCGATGTCGAAGGTCGGCTGGTGCAGATCCAGCTGCTCCCCCGTACCGGACCAGACGCCCAGGCGCGCCATCGCGCCCGGCACCTCCTCCAAGTACCAGGAGAAGTCCTCGCCGCCACCGGACTGCGGGGTGTCGGCCAGCGCGTCCGGACCGAGCGCGCGGATCGCGTCCTCGAAGATGCGGGTGGAGTGCTCGTCGTTGACCACCGGCGGCACGCCGCGACGGTAGTTCAACTGGTAGCGCACGCCCGTCGGGGCGAGCAGGCCGTCGACGATCTCCCGCACCATCGGCTCCAGCAACGACCACGTCGCGTGATCTCCGGTGCGGATGGTGCCGGTGAGCATCCCGGTTTGCGGAATGGCGTTCGGCGCCTTCCCCGCGCTCACCGCGCCCCACACCATCACGGTGCTGGTACGCGGGTCGATGCGGCGGCTGAGCAGGCCAGGCAACCCGGTGATGACCGAGCCGATCGCGTAGACCAGGTCACTGGTCAGGTGCGGACGCGAGGTGTGACCGCCCGGCGAGTCGAGCACCAGCTCGATCGTGTCGGCGGCGGAGGTGATCGCACCCACCCGGATGCCGACCCGGCCGACCTCGAGGCGCGGGTCGCAGTGCAGCGCGAAGATCCGCTCCACACCCGTCATTGCACCGGCGGCGACCACGTCGATCGCGCCGCCCGGCATGATCTCCTCGGCGGGCTGGAAGACCAGCCGCACGCCGACCGGCAACTCCGGCACCTCCGCCAAGGCCAGCGCCGTACCGAGCAGGATGGTGGTGTGCGCGTCGTGGCCGCACGCGTGCGACACGCCCGGCACCGTCGAGGCGAAGGGCAGTCCGGTGAACTCCTGCAGGGGCAACGCGTCCATGTCGGCGCGCAGGCCGATGCGCGGGCCGTCCGGTCCGAGGTCACAGATCAAGCCGGTGCCGCCGGGAAGTACCTGCGGCGTCAGTCCCGCCTTGGTCAGCCACGCCGAGACGAACTCGGTGGTGCCGAACTCGGTCCGGGACAGCTCCGGATTGGCGTGGATATGCCTGCGCCACTGGACGAGATCGACCGTGTGATCGGCCAGCCAGGACTCCACCGCTGCTCGCCCGGACCCCCGGGTTTCCGACGCTGCGGAGCTGCCGGGGCCCTCCATGGCCACACGGATGCCCAGTGCCGGGCCCGTCGCCGGCGCCGCCGAACGGCCGGTTGTGCTCACCGAATGTCCTCCTGTCGTTGAACTAGCCGTTGCAACAACCTGTCTCTATGGATGTCATCGCGGGCGACGGCGATTGCGGTACGCGCGAGCGCGAGCGCACCGTCGAGGACCGCACGATCCGCCGAGGCGTTGACGCTGGCCGCGGCGAAGCCTGGCTGATGTGTCACCGCACCACCGGCATCGATGCCGATGACCGGGTGAATGCCCGGAATGACGTTGGTGACGTTCCCCATGTCGGTGCTGCCCAGCGGCCGCTGCGCCTCGAACTCCGGAGCGAGCGGCACGCGTCCCGATCCGGTGAGCTGCTCGCGATAGACGAGCAGTAACTCCGGATCCGGTGTCAGCTCGGTATACGTCGGCGCGAGCGTCCGGATTTCGTGGGTGCAGCCGGTCGCGAGGGCGCCCGCCTCGAAGCAAGCCGACGCTCGTCGCATCAGATCGTCGAGGGATGCGGAGTCGACTGCGCGTAGGTAATACAGCAGTTCCGCACGTCCGGGCACGATGTTGGGAGCTACGCCACCGTCGCCGACTATACCGTGCAGTTGCTGGCCGGGCAGGAGATGTTGCCGCAGCAACCCCAGGGCGACCTGCGCGACGGTGACCGCGTCGCCCGCGTTGCGGCCCTGCTCGGGGGCCGCGCTGGCATGCGCCTCACGCCCGTGGAAGACCACCGATACGTCGGCCAGCGCCAGCGAACGGGCGCCGACGATGTCGAGCGGGCCGGGGTGCACCATCATCGCCATCGCGACGTCGTCGAACACCCCGTGCTCCAGCATGAGCACCTTGCCGCCGCCGCTCTCCTCGGCGGGCGTGCCGAACACCAGCACGGTGAGATCCAGCGCGTCGGCGACCTCGGCGAGTCCGAGCGCCGCGCCCACCGAGGCCGCGGCGATGACGTTGTGCCCGCACGCGTGCCCGATCTCGGGCAGCGCGTCGTACTCGGCGCAGAGACCGACGGTCAGCGCCCCGCTGCCGTAGCGCGCGCGGAACGCCGTGGGCAGTTCCGCGACCCCGGTCTCGATCTCGAAGCCGCGCTCGGCGAGCGGCGCGATGGTCTTCGCGACGCTGCGGGTCTCCTCGAACGCCAGCTCCGGCTCGGCGTGGATCGCGTGTGAAAGCCCGATCAGCTCGGCCGACGCCGCGCGGATCGCGGCGTCACTGCGAGCGGCAGCGTCGACCTCACATACGGCGTTGCCGTCGTGTTGCGCTTCCTGGCGCCCGCTGCGCGGTGGTGGCATGCAACACAGTCTCGCACTGTATTGGATTTCCAGCGCCTTCGGCGCTGGGTGTTCGCGGCCCTCTTGTGGCTCGCGTTTGCGCGGCCGCCGCTTGCTCCTTCGTCGCCTACGCGGCGGCCACGCAAACGCGAGCCGGGCCGCGAACGGCGCATGCTCGGTCTCGCTTCGCTCGAAAGACGTGGTTGCGGTGCGCTGGGCGCGTCACGGGCCGAGCGTCACGCCCGTGGCACGCCGTCTCGGAAGACTTCAGCGGGTGGGGCAGCTGCCATATCCGTAAGCGTCGGCCGCCCGCGATGTAGGCCCGATTCGGGATGGCGGGTCGCCAGCGGCTTTCGCGTGTTCGTCGTGTGCCCTCGATGCGAGTGGGATGCACTCCTCGCTGCATCGTGGACCCGGGGCGGGGCGGGGTGACGCGGCGGCTCCTCGCCGACGTAGCGGCGCGGTGCGCGAGCGGGGTGGGCCGTTGGCGGTCAGCTCGTGGCGAAGGCCAGGTTTTCCGGGGTGGTCGGGACGGCGAGGCCGGCCAGCGCCTTCGCGTGGAGGGCGCGCTTGATCACCGGGAGGTTGGGCTTGCGGTTGCTCGCCAGTGCGGCTGCCCGCTCGACGGCGGTCGCGAGCAACTCGGCGGCGTCCGCCTTCGCGTCCACGATGCCGACGGCGATCGCCTCGTCGGCCGGGTAGCGGTGGCCGGTGGTCATCGCCTGCACGCAGACCTGGTTGGTCAGCCGCTCGGTGAGCAAGGCGTTCATCCCGATGGTGAACGGCATGCCCAAGTGCACCTCGGGCAGGCAGTAGAAGCCGCGGTCGGCGCGCATCACCCGGAAGTCGTGCGAGGTGGCCAGCATGGCGCCCGCTCCGAAGGCATGGCCGTTGATCGCCGCGACGGTCGGCAGCGGGAAGGCGAGCAGGCGGGTGTAGAGCGAGTGCACGCGGTCGAGGTAGCCGTGCATCTTGTCCAGATTTCCGAACAGCCAGTCGGTGTCCAGGCCGTTGCTGAAGAACTTCCCCGTGGCGGTCGTCACCAGCGCCGCGGGGCCCTCGGAGCTCTCGACCTCGTCCAGCAGCCCGTGGAACGCGTCGATCCAGTCCGGGTGGAAGCGATTCTCGCTGTCCGTCTGTCCCTCACCGCCGAGGTAGACGACGAACACTTCCCCTTGGCGTTCCAGATACGGCATGCGGTGCAGCGTAACGGGCCGCGGCCGATCCCCTACTCACGGGTAGCACTCTCGTGACGACACCCTCCCACCGGCCACAATCGCCCTACCACGGGAAGGGAGACCAGGAGCGCGAGACTCCCGTGCAAACGACCCGGGTCGAAGCCGGCGCGAACAGAATCCACCGTTCGCCGCCGTCCAAACCACGAGAGGGCCGCGAACACCCAGCGCCGAAGGCGCTGGAGATCCACTATCGTGACGATCATGCTTGCCGAACAGGCCGCCGAGGCGATCGCCGAACGTACGGGAGTGTCACGCCATCGGGTCGCGGTGGTGCTGGGGTCCGGCTGGCAGGACGCGGCCGCGGAGATCGGGGCGCCGCGGGCGTCGGTGCCGATGCCGGAGCTGCCCGGGTTCGGGACGCCGACCGCGCAGGGCCATGTCGGCGTGATCCATTCGGTCCAGGTCGACGACAATCCCGTGCTGCTGCTGATGGGCCGCCAGCATCTGTACGAGGGGTACCAGCCCGCCGATGTGGTGCATCCGGTGTCGGCGGCCGTGGCGGCGGGCGCGGAGATCGTGGTGCTGACCAACGCCGCGGGCGGTATCCGATCCGGCCTCCGGGTGGGTGAGCCGGTGCTGATCAGCGATCACCTCAACTTGACCGGTCGCACGCCGCTGGCCGGCGCGACCTTCGTCGACCTGGTGGACGCCTGGGATCCCGACCTGCGCGCGCTGGCCAGGGAGATCGACCCGAGCCTGACCGAGGGCGTCTACGCGGGGCTCACCGGGCCGCAGTACGAGACGCCCGCCGAGATCCGGATGCTGCGCACGATCGGCGCGGATCTGGTCGGCATGTCCACCGTGCTGGAAGCCATCGCCTGCCGTGCGCTCGGTGCGCGACTGCTGGGCATTTCGCTGGTCACCAATCTGGCCGCGGGGGTCACCGGCGCGCATCTGTCCCATGCGGAAGTGCTCGCCGAAGGGCACGCCGCCGCTCCCCGGCTCGGCAAACTGCTGCGCGGCGTCCTGGAACGGGTGTAGATGCTGCGTTTCGGCACGGCCGGCCTGCGGGGGCCGCTGCGCGACGGTCCGGACGGCATGAACGTCACCACGGTGAGCCGGGCGACGGCCGGGATCGTGGCGTGGCTGCGCGATCGTTGTCTCGGCGGCGGCGCGGTGGTCGTCGGACGCGACGCCAGGCACGGTTCCGCCGAGTTCGCCACGGCGACGGCGGAGATCTTCGCGGCGGCGGGCTTCCGGGTCACGCTGCTGCCACGTCCGCTGCCCACGCCGGTGGTCGCGTACGCGGTGCGTGAGCTGGGCGCGGTCGCGGGTGTGCAGATCACCGCCTCGCACAATCCGGCCGCCGACAACGGCTACAAGGTCTATCTCGACGGCGGGTCGCAGTTGATCGCCCCGGCCGACTTCGAGATCGAGCGCTGTATCGAGGCGGTCGCCGAGCCGATCGACCGCGTGCCGGTCACCCCCGCCGATGACGACGTGGTGCGGCGCTACCTACGCCGGGTCGCCGGAATACCGACTCGCATCGGCGGATCGGGCGAACGCGCCGGTATCCGGATCGCACTCACGCCGCTGCACGGCGTCGGCGGTGAACTCGCCGTCGAAGCACTGCGCGCGGCGGGCTTTCCCGACGTCCATGTGGTCGACGAGCAGTTCGAACCGGACCCCGACTTCCCCACCGTCGCGTTCCCGAACCCGGAGGAACCCGGTGCGGCCGACCTGCTGCTCGCGACGGCGGCCCGGGTCGGCGCCGACGTGGCGATCGCACTGGATCCGGATGCCGACCGGTGCGCGGTGGGCGTCCGAGGGCCGGACGGTGCCTGGCGGATGCTGCGCGGCGACGAGACCGGCGTGCTCCTTGGCGACTGCGTGCTGCGCACCGCCCCGGACGACGCGCTGGTGGCGACGACCATCGTGTCGTCGCGGCTGCTGTCGAAGCTGGCGCCCGCGCGCGGCGGCCGCTACGCGGAAACGCTCACGGGCTTCAAGTGGCTGGCCCGCGCGGGCGACGGTTTGGTCTACGCCTACGAGGAGGCGATCGGCCACTGCGTCGACCCCGCGGCGGTCCGGGACAAGGACGGCATCTCCGCCGCCGTGCTGGTGGCCGACCTGGTAGCCCGGCTGAAAGCCGCGGGCCGCGATCTGAACGACGAACTCGACGGCTACGCGGTCGAATTCGGCTTGCACGCGGGCGACCAGGTGTCGCTGCGGCTCGCCTCGGCGGCCGACGCGGCCGCGGTGGTCGAGCGGTTGCGCGCGGACCCGCCGCACGAGATCGCCGGCGAGCCGGTCGAATACACCGATCAACTCCGGGTGCGCGGCCGGATGCGCACCGACGCGCTGATCTTCGAGGGCGTTTCGTCTCGCGTGGTGATCCGCCCGTCCGGGACGGAGCCGAAGCTCAAGTGTTATCTGGAGGTGGTCGAGCCGGTCGGCTCGCGGGCCGGCCTTCCGGCCGCGCGAGCCGCCGCACACGAACGCCTCTCGGCGCTGCGCGATTACTGCCACAAGTTCTGACCCGGCTACGCGAAAGATTCAGCGCGGGCCGAACTGCCGGTCGCCCGCGTCGCCGAGGCCGGGAACGATGTAGGCGTTCTCGTTCAGGCCCGTGTCGACGACGGCGGTGACCAGCCGCACGGGCAGACCGGAGTCCGCCAGTGTCGCAATACCTTCCGGTGCCGCGACGACGCACACCGCGGTGATGTCGGTGGCTCCGCGCGCCGCGAGCAGCTGCAGGGTGTGCCGCATCGAGCCGCCCGTGGCCAGCATCGGGTCGAGCACGAAGACCGGCAGCCCGGCGAGATCGGCGGGCAGCGATTCCATGTAGGGCACCGGAAGGTGGGTGTCCTCGTCCCGGGCGAGACCGACGAACCCGATTCTGGCGTCCGGGATCAGCTCGGCAGCCGCGTCGATCATGCCGAGTCCGGCGCGCAGTACGGGGACCAGCAAAGGCGGCCGGGCCAGCCGGATGCCCTCGGTGGGTGCGACCGGCGTGACGATCTCGAAACGCTCCACCTCCGCGTCGCGCAGCGCCTCGTAGATCAGGATCCCGGTCAGATCACGCAGTGCGGCACGGAAAGCCGGATTCGGCGTTCGCTCGTCCCGCATCGTGGTGAGCAGGGCGGCGACGAGTGGATGGTCCACGGTGTGGGTGCGCATGAGGGAACGATAAGGTCGGTCGCGGGTGCGCCGCCGGACGCCACCGGACTTTTTTCCGAAGCGGCGGAACCGAAACGGAACAGCGCGCGTCGAACCAAGTGGATGACGTACTCTGCCTGGGAACAACAGATGGGGGAAGCTCTGATGCGAAAGATGTCGGCGGACACCGAAGGCATTGCGGCCTACGGCGCGACCGCCCACGTCATGGCGGGTGAGATGGCGGCGGCCGGGGCGAGCGCCGCGGCGGCGGAGCCCGCGTTGCTCGGCCCGATCATGGGGTTGATCGGTGGCGACTTCATGGCCGCCTATGCCGCGGCGCACGCCGGTCACGTTGCCGCGATCGGCCAGCTGTCGGCGGTGCTGACCAGCATGGGCGGCGCGGCCACCGGTGCGGCGGCCGTCCTCACCGAGACCGACGCCACCCACGCGAGCGCGCTGCGGAACGCCGCCGGCGAACTGGAGTGAGCTCGTGATCGATGTCAACGCGCTGGCCCAACCGATCCTGGATCTGCTCGCCAGCTTCGGCAGCGGTGTGCTGCCCGCGGGCGGTCCCACCGACGCGCTGCGCAGCACTTCGTCCGTGGTGGACCAGATCCACCAGATGGGCCGCGACAGCATCAACGCGATGAACACGGCATGGGACGGCCGCGCGGCCGACGCGGCCACCGCCAAGGCGCTGCGCGTGCAGACCTCCGCGGCCACCATTTCCGATCGCGGCAACGAGATGGCGACGGTCGTCAACCAAGCCGCGGGCGAGGTCGAGACGGGACAGAAGGATCTCACCGACATCGCGCAGTCCTTCATGAACACCGCGGCGAGCATGGGTCCGGTCCTGGCGACGCCGGAAGGTCTGACGGTGCTCGTCGGCTCCGCGATCGACCATCTCAACCAAGCGCTCACCGTCGTCGGCCGCGTCCAGAACGAATTGCAGACGCACACCGCGTCCATGAACGACCTGACCCCGCCGCCGACCACTCCCTCGCTCGCCGGCGTGCCCGCCGCGGGCGTGCAGCAGGCGGCGTCCGCCGCGTCCGGCGTGCTCAACGGTGCGGGCTCGTTGCTGAGCACCGTGATGGCCACGCCGCTGCAGTCGACGTCCTCGCGGTCCTCGCGCAGTTCCAGTGGCACGCCCGGCACGACGGGTACGCCCAAACCGGACACCGGTTCGTCGGGAGCGCCCGACGACGGCAAGGGCGTGAAGATCACGCTGCCCGACGGCAGCGTCGTGGAGGCGCCCAACGAGCAGGCGGCCACGGCGGTCCGGTCGGCGATCGGGGCCGTCGGCACGCCTTACGTCTGGGGCGGCAACAGCCCGGGCTCGGGATTGGATTGCAGCGGGCTCACCAAGTACGCCTACGGCGAGGCGGGCGTCGACCTGCCCCGGCTCGCGTGCGACCAGGGCAACGGGGCCACACCGGTGTCGGCCGGTGACCTGATGCCAGGCGACCTGGCGATCTGGGACGGCCACGTGGCCATGGTGATCGGCAACGGACAGTTGGTCGAGGCGGGTGACCCGGTCCAGATCAGCTCGATTCGAACGGAGAACTCAGGCATGGACTTCTACGGTTTCTACAGGCCAACGGCATGACCCGACCCCAAGTCCCCAACGTCACGGTGGCCGCCAGCAGCAACCGCTCGGGCACCATCTCGGTGCGCGCGACCGATCAGGGTATGCCGGTGGAGATCAAGTTCGAGCGCAGCGAATACCGCTACGGCGCACAGTCGCTCGCGAAGGAGATCCTGCGGCTGACCCAGCGGTCCGCGATCGCGGCGCGGGCGCGACGGCGTGAGCTGCTCGCCGAGGCGGGCATGCCCTCGGACATCCTCGACCGGCTCGGCCTGCCCACCCGCCAGCAGGCGGTGGACGAGCTCGACCGGATCGATGACGCGGACACGGGACCGACGAGCTGGATGAGGCCGGTATGAGTGCGGAAATGGACGCCCTGGTCGCGTCGGCCACCCAGAAACTGGAGGCGCTGGAAGCCGCGCTGTACGGGCTGAAGCAGGTGCGCGGACGGTGGACCTCCGAGGA
Above is a genomic segment from Nocardia sputorum containing:
- a CDS encoding enoyl-CoA hydratase-related protein, coding for MPYLERQGEVFVVYLGGEGQTDSENRFHPDWIDAFHGLLDEVESSEGPAALVTTATGKFFSNGLDTDWLFGNLDKMHGYLDRVHSLYTRLLAFPLPTVAAINGHAFGAGAMLATSHDFRVMRADRGFYCLPEVHLGMPFTIGMNALLTERLTNQVCVQAMTTGHRYPADEAIAVGIVDAKADAAELLATAVERAAALASNRKPNLPVIKRALHAKALAGLAVPTTPENLAFATS
- a CDS encoding gamma-glutamylcyclotransferase, whose product is MPIYAAYGSNMDSTQMLERCPHSPMSGTGWLEGWRLTFAGDDIGWEGPLATVVEDPGSRVFVVLYDVSPEDEQRLDRWEGSDFGIHKKIRLRVTRNADGGDPTLAWLYVLDAYEGGLPSARYLGVIADAAEKAGAPEDYVHALRTRNSRNVGPGNFG
- a CDS encoding NAD(P)H-quinone dehydrogenase produces the protein MTRIAIIGGGPAGYEAALVAAQHGASVTLIDSDGIGGACVLWDCVPSKTFIASTGVRTDLRRARDLGITLDPNQAQVQLPEVNARVKALALAQSSDIRSKLQTVGVTVLAGYGELIDRGSGLAAHRVLAKLADGAQQTIEAEVVLIATGASPRVLPGAEPDGERILNWRQLYDLEELPETLVVVGSGVTGAEFVSAYTEMGVRVKLVSSRDRVLPGEDADAALVLEDALAERGVELVKHARADAVERTADGIVVKLSDGRTVSGSHALMTVGSTPNTANLGLERVGIELDRGGYLRVDRVSRTSVPGIYAAGDCTGLLPLASVAAMQGRIAMYHALGEGVSPIRLKTVASAVFTRPEIATVGVSQTAIDNGEVPARTVMLPLNTNPRAKMSGLRRGFVKIFCRPATGVVIGGVVVAPIASELILPIALAVQNNLTVNDLAQTFSVYPSLTGSVTEAARLLMRHDDLD
- a CDS encoding M20 family metallopeptidase; this encodes MPPPRSGRQEAQHDGNAVCEVDAAARSDAAIRAASAELIGLSHAIHAEPELAFEETRSVAKTIAPLAERGFEIETGVAELPTAFRARYGSGALTVGLCAEYDALPEIGHACGHNVIAAASVGAALGLAEVADALDLTVLVFGTPAEESGGGKVLMLEHGVFDDVAMAMMVHPGPLDIVGARSLALADVSVVFHGREAHASAAPEQGRNAGDAVTVAQVALGLLRQHLLPGQQLHGIVGDGGVAPNIVPGRAELLYYLRAVDSASLDDLMRRASACFEAGALATGCTHEIRTLAPTYTELTPDPELLLVYREQLTGSGRVPLAPEFEAQRPLGSTDMGNVTNVIPGIHPVIGIDAGGAVTHQPGFAAASVNASADRAVLDGALALARTAIAVARDDIHRDRLLQRLVQRQEDIR
- a CDS encoding M20 family metallopeptidase; this encodes MEGPGSSAASETRGSGRAAVESWLADHTVDLVQWRRHIHANPELSRTEFGTTEFVSAWLTKAGLTPQVLPGGTGLICDLGPDGPRIGLRADMDALPLQEFTGLPFASTVPGVSHACGHDAHTTILLGTALALAEVPELPVGVRLVFQPAEEIMPGGAIDVVAAGAMTGVERIFALHCDPRLEVGRVGIRVGAITSAADTIELVLDSPGGHTSRPHLTSDLVYAIGSVITGLPGLLSRRIDPRTSTVMVWGAVSAGKAPNAIPQTGMLTGTIRTGDHATWSLLEPMVREIVDGLLAPTGVRYQLNYRRGVPPVVNDEHSTRIFEDAIRALGPDALADTPQSGGGEDFSWYLEEVPGAMARLGVWSGTGEQLDLHQPTFDIDERALAVGVRVLSNLVLDPGSV
- a CDS encoding purine-nucleoside phosphorylase, with protein sequence MLAEQAAEAIAERTGVSRHRVAVVLGSGWQDAAAEIGAPRASVPMPELPGFGTPTAQGHVGVIHSVQVDDNPVLLLMGRQHLYEGYQPADVVHPVSAAVAAGAEIVVLTNAAGGIRSGLRVGEPVLISDHLNLTGRTPLAGATFVDLVDAWDPDLRALAREIDPSLTEGVYAGLTGPQYETPAEIRMLRTIGADLVGMSTVLEAIACRALGARLLGISLVTNLAAGVTGAHLSHAEVLAEGHAAAPRLGKLLRGVLERV